A genomic window from Equus asinus isolate D_3611 breed Donkey chromosome 25, EquAss-T2T_v2, whole genome shotgun sequence includes:
- the INSRR gene encoding insulin receptor-related protein isoform X1, with amino-acid sequence MEQPEFRKGMSDPSPALRHLEESQDWAQGRARTMAVPSLWPWVACLLVILLSLGFGLDALEVCPSLDIRSEVAELRRLENCSVVEGHLQILLLFTATGEDFHGLSFPRLTQITDYLLLFRVYGLESLRDLFPNLAVIRGARLFLGYALVIFEMPHLRDVGLPALGAVLRGAVRVEKNQELCHLSTIDWGLLQPSPGANHIVGNKLGEECADVCPGVLGASGEPCARTTFSGHTDYRCWTSSHCQRVCPCPRGLACTARGECCHIECLGGCSRPEDPRACVACRHLYFQGACHRTCPPGTYQHESWRCVTAQRCASLRSVPGRASTFGIHQGSCLAQCPPGFTSNGSSIFCHKCEGLCPKECKVGTKTIDSVQAAQDLVGCTHVEGSLILNLRQGYNLEQELQRSLGLVETITGFLKIKHSFALVSLGFFKNLKLIRGDAMVDGNYTLYVLDNQNLQQLGSWVAAGLTIPVGKIYFAFNPRLCLEHIYRLEEVTGTRGRQNKAEINPRTNGDRAACQTRTLRFVSNVTKADRILLRWERYEPLEARDLLSFIVYYKESPFQNATEHVGPDACGTQSWNLLDVELPLSRTQEPGVTLAPLKPWTQYAVFVRAITLTTAEDSPHQGAQSPIVYLRTLPAAPTVPQDVISTSNSSSHLLVRWKPPTQRNGNITYYLVLWQRLAEDGDLYLNDYCHRGLRLPTSNNDPRFDREDGELEAEMEPGCCPCQHPPPGQVLPPLEAQEASFQKKFENFLHNAITIPKSPWKVTSINESPQMDSGRHRRAVGALRLGGNSSDFEIQEDKVPRERAVLSGLRHFTEYRIDIHACNHAAHTVGCSAATFVFARTMPHREADGIPGKVVWEVASKSSVLLRWLEPPDPNGLILKYEIKYRRLGEEATVLCVSRLRYAKFGGVQLALLPPGNYSARVRATSLAGNGSWTESVAFYILGPEEEDSGSLHVLLTLTPVGLMLLIILAALGFFYGKKRNSTLYTSVNPEYFSASDMYIPDEWEVPRKQISIIRELGQGSFGMVYEGLAQGLEAGEESTPVALKTVNELASPRERIEFLKEASVMKAFKCHHVVRLLGVVSQGQPTLVIMELMTRGDLKSHLRSLRPEAENNPGLPRPALGDMIQMAGEIADGMAYLAANKFVHRDLAARNCMVSQDFTVKIGDFGMTRDVYETDYYRKGGKGLLPVRWMAPESLKDGIFTTHSDVWSFGVVLWEIVTLAEQPYQGLSNEQVLKFVMDGGVLEELESCPLQLQELMSRCWQQNPRLRPTFTGILDSIQGELRPSFRLLSFYYSPECRGGQASLLPTDVEPDSLPTPKGASSNCSPQNGGPGH; translated from the exons ATGGAGCAGCCTGAATTCAGGAAG GGCATGTCAGACCCTTCTCCTGCCCTGAGACATCTGGAGGAGAGCCAGGACTGGGCACAAGGCAGGGCCAGGACAATGGCAGTGCCCAGTCTGTGGCCGTGGGTGGCATGCCTGCTTGTGATCCTCCTCTCCTTGGGATTTGGCCTGGATGCACTGGAGG TGTGCCCCAGCCTGGACATCCGCTCAGAGGTGGCAGAGCTGCGGCGGCTGGAGAACTGCAGTGTGGTAGAGGGCCACCTGCAGATCCTGCTCCTGTTCACAGCCACAGGCGAGGACTTCCATGGCCTCAGCTTCCCGCGCCTCACCCAGATCACCGACTACCTGCTCCTCTTCCGTGTCTATGGCCTGGAGAGCCTGCGTGACCTCTTCCCCAACCTAGCAGTCATCCGCGGTGCCCGCCTCTTCCTGGGCTACGCGCTGGTCATCTTCGAGATGCCTCACCTGCGTGACGTGGGGCTGCCGGCGCTGGGGGCCGTGCTGCGTGGGGCTGTGCGTGTGGAGAAGAACCAGGAGCTCTGCCACCTCTCCACCATTGACTGGGGCCTGCTGCAGCCTTCACCTGGCGCCAACCACATCGTGGGCAACAAGCTGGGTGAGGAGTGTGCCGACGTATGCCCCGGCGTGCTGGGTGCCTCTGGCGAACCCTgtgccaggaccaccttcagcgGGCACACCGACTACAGGTGCTGGACCTCCAGCCACTGCCAGAGAG TGTGCCCCTGTCCCCGTGGACTGGCCTGCACAGCTCGGGGTGAGTGCTGCCACATCGAATGCCTGGGGGGCTGCAGCCGGCCGGAAGACCCTCGTGCCTGCGTCGCCTGCCGCCATCTCTACTTCCAGGGCGCCTGCCACCGGACCTGCCCTCCAGGCACCTACCAGCATGAATCCTGGCGCTGCGTCACGGCCCAGCGCTGTGCCAGCCTGCGCTCTGTGCCCGGCCGTGCCTCCACCTTTGGCATCCACCAGGGCAGCTGCCTGGCCCAGTGCCCCCCAGGCTTCACCAGTAATGGCAGCAG CATATTCTGCCACAAGTGCGAGGGGCTGTGCCCCAAAGAGTGCAAGGTGGGCACCAAGACCATCGACTCTGTCCAGGCGGCACAGGATCTGGTGGGCTGCACCCACGTGGAGGGGAGCCTCATCCTCAATCTTCGCCAGGGCT ACAACCTGGAACAGGAGCTGCAGCGCAGCCTGGGCCTGGTGGAGACCATCACCGGCTTCCTCAAAATCAAGCACTCCTTTGCCCTCGTGTCCCTGGGCTTTTTCAAGAACCTGAAACTAATCCGGGGGGATGCCATGGTGGATGG GAACTACACTCTGTATGTGCTGGACAACCAGAACCTGCAGCAGCTGGGCTCCTGGGTGGCTGCTGGGCTCACCATTCCCGTGGGCAAGATCTACTTCGCCTTCAACCCACGCCTCTGCTTGGAGCACATCTACCGCTTGGAGGAGGTGACCGGCACGCGAGGACGGCAAAACAAGGCCGAGATCAACCCGCGCACCAACGGAGACCGCGCCGCCT GCCAGACTCGTACCCTGCGCTTCGTGTCCAACGTGACGAAGGCCGACCGCATCTTGCTGCGCTGGGAGCGCTACGAGCCGCTGGAGGCTCGCGACCTACTCAGCTTCATAGTGTACTACAAGGAGTC TCCATTCCAGAATGCCACGGAGCACGTAGGTCCAGATGCCTGTGGGACCCAGAGCTGGAATCTGCTGGATGTGGAGCTGCCCCTAAGCCGTACCCAGGAGCCAGGGGTGACCCTCGCCCCTCTTAAGCCCTGGACGCAGTATGCAGTGTTTGTGCGGGCCATCACGCTGACCACTGCTGAGGATAGCCCCCACCAAGGAGCCCAGAGCCCCATTGTCTACCTGCGAACCCTGCCTGCGG CGCCCACGGTGCCCCAGGACGTCATCTCCACTTCCAactcctcctcccacctgctGGTGCGCTGGAAGCCACCGACCCAGCGCAACGGGAACATCACCTACTACCTGGTGCTGTGGCAGCGTCTGGCAGAGGACGGCGACCTCTACCTCAATGACTACTGCCACCGTG GCTTGCGGCTGCCCACCAGCAACAACGATCCCCGCTTCGACCGCGAAGATGGGGAACTCGAGGCCGAGATGGAGCCCGGCTGCTGCCCTTGCCAGCACCCACCTCCTGGGCAGGTCCTGCCACCGCTGGAAGCGCAAGAGGCCTCGTTCCAGAAGAAGTTTGAAAACTTTCTACACAACGCTATCACCATCCCCAA ATCCCCTTGGAAGGTGACGTCCATCAACGAGAGCCCTCAAAT GGACTCAGGGCGGCACCGCCGGGCCGTGGGGGCCCTCAGGCTTGGGGGGAACAGCTCAGATTTCGAGATCCAGGAGGACAAAGTACCCCGGGAGCGAGCGGTGCTGAGTGGCCTGCGCCACTTCACGGAATACAGGATCGACATCCACGCCTGTAACCACGCGGCGCACACCGTGGGCTGCAGCGCGGCCACCTTCGTCTTCGCGCGCACCATGCCCCACA GAGAGGCGGATGGAATCCCAGGGAAGGTGGTCTGGGAGGTGGCCAGCAAAAGCAGTGTCCTCCTGCGCTGGCTGGAGCCACCGGACCCCAACGGACTCATCCTCAAGTATGAAATCAAGTACCGCCGCTTAGGGGAG GAGGCCACAGTACTGTGCGTGTCCCGCCTGCGATATGCCAAGTTTGGGGGGGTCCAGCTGGCCCTGCTGCCCCCCGGAAACTATTCTGCCAGAGTTCGGGCAACCTCACTGGCTGGCAATGGGTCCTGGACAGAGAGTGTTGCTTTCTACATCCTTGGCCCAG AGGAGGAAGACTCCGGGAGTCTGCACGTCCTTCTCACTCTCACCCCTGTGGGGCTCATGCTGCTCATCATTCTTGCTGCCCTTGGTTTCTTCTATGGGAAGAAGAG AAACAGCACCCTGTACACCTCTGTGAATCCGGAGTATTTCAGTGCCTCTGATA TGTACATCCCTGACGAGTGGGAGGTACCTCGGAAGCAGATCTCCATAATCCGAGAACTGGGCCAGGGCTCTTTCGGGATGGTATATGAGGGGCTGGCACAAGGACTTGAGGCTGGAGAGGAGTCCACGCCCGTGGCCCTGAAGACAGTGAATGAGCTGGCCAGCCCACGGGAACGCATTGAGTTCCTCAAGGAAGCCTCTGTCATGAAGGCATTCAAGTGTCACCATGTG GTGCGTCTCCTGGGTGTGGTATCTCAGGGCCAGCCAACTCTGGTCATCATGGAGTTAATGACCCGTGGGGACCTCAAGAGCCATCTTCGATCTTTGCGGCCTGAGGCAGAG AACAACCCTGGGCTCCCACGGCCGGCACTGGGAGATATGATCCAGATGGCTGGTGAGATTGCAGATGGCATGGCTTACCTTGCTGCCAACAAGTTTGTGCACCGAGATCTGGCAGCCCGAAACTGCATGGTGTCCCAGGACTTCACCGTCAAGATTGGGG ACTTCGGGATGACTCGAGACGTGTATGAGACAGACTATTACCGCAAGGGTGGGAAGGGGCTGCTGCCTGTGCGCTGGATGGCCCCCGAGTCCCTCAAAGATGGAATCTTCACTACCCACTCGGATGTCTG GTCCTTCGGCGTGGTGCTCTGGGAGATCGTGACCCTAGCTGAACAGCCCTACCAGGGCTTATCCAACGAGCAGGTGCTCAAGTTTGTCATGGATGGCGGggtcctggaggagctggagagCTGCCCGCTTCAGCT GCAGGAGCTGATGAGCCGCTGCTGGCAACAGAACCCGCGCCTGCGCCCAACCTTCACCGGCATCCTGGACAGCATACAGGGGGAGCTGAGGCCCTCCTTCCGCCTCCTCTCCTTCTATTACAGCCCCGAGTGCCGCGGGGGCCAGGCTTCCCTGCTGCCCACTGATGTAGAGCCCGACTCCCTGCCAACCCCAAAAGGGGCTTCCTCAAACTGCAGCCCCCAAAATGGGGGTCCAGGGCACTGA
- the INSRR gene encoding insulin receptor-related protein isoform X2 — protein MEQPEFRKGMSDPSPALRHLEESQDWAQGRARTMAVPSLWPWVACLLVILLSLGFGLDALEVCPSLDIRSEVAELRRLENCSVVEGHLQILLLFTATGEDFHGLSFPRLTQITDYLLLFRVYGLESLRDLFPNLAVIRGARLFLGYALVIFEMPHLRDVGLPALGAVLRGAVRVEKNQELCHLSTIDWGLLQPSPGANHIVGNKLGEECADVCPGVLGASGEPCARTTFSGHTDYRCWTSSHCQRVCPCPRGLACTARGECCHIECLGGCSRPEDPRACVACRHLYFQGACHRTCPPGTYQHESWRCVTAQRCASLRSVPGRASTFGIHQGSCLAQCPPGFTSNGSSIFCHKCEGLCPKECKVGTKTIDSVQAAQDLVGCTHVEGSLILNLRQGYNLEQELQRSLGLVETITGFLKIKHSFALVSLGFFKNLKLIRGDAMVDGNYTLYVLDNQNLQQLGSWVAAGLTIPVGKIYFAFNPRLCLEHIYRLEEVTGTRGRQNKAEINPRTNGDRAACQTRTLRFVSNVTKADRILLRWERYEPLEARDLLSFIVYYKESPFQNATEHVGPDACGTQSWNLLDVELPLSRTQEPGVTLAPLKPWTQYAVFVRAITLTTAEDSPHQGAQSPIVYLRTLPAAPTVPQDVISTSNSSSHLLVRWKPPTQRNGNITYYLVLWQRLAEDGDLYLNDYCHRGLRLPTSNNDPRFDREDGELEAEMEPGCCPCQHPPPGQVLPPLEAQEASFQKKFENFLHNAITIPKSPWKVTSINESPQMDSGRHRRAVGALRLGGNSSDFEIQEDKVPRERAVLSGLRHFTEYRIDIHACNHAAHTVGCSAATFVFARTMPHREADGIPGKVVWEVASKSSVLLRWLEPPDPNGLILKYEIKYRRLGEEATVLCVSRLRYAKFGGVQLALLPPGNYSARVRATSLAGNGSWTESVAFYILGPEEEDSGSLHVLLTLTPVGLMLLIILAALGFFYGKKRNSTLYTSVNPEYFSASDMYIPDEWEVPRKQISIIRELGQGSFGMVYEGLAQGLEAGEESTPVALKTVNELASPRERIEFLKEASVMKAFKCHHVNNPGLPRPALGDMIQMAGEIADGMAYLAANKFVHRDLAARNCMVSQDFTVKIGDFGMTRDVYETDYYRKGGKGLLPVRWMAPESLKDGIFTTHSDVWSFGVVLWEIVTLAEQPYQGLSNEQVLKFVMDGGVLEELESCPLQLQELMSRCWQQNPRLRPTFTGILDSIQGELRPSFRLLSFYYSPECRGGQASLLPTDVEPDSLPTPKGASSNCSPQNGGPGH, from the exons ATGGAGCAGCCTGAATTCAGGAAG GGCATGTCAGACCCTTCTCCTGCCCTGAGACATCTGGAGGAGAGCCAGGACTGGGCACAAGGCAGGGCCAGGACAATGGCAGTGCCCAGTCTGTGGCCGTGGGTGGCATGCCTGCTTGTGATCCTCCTCTCCTTGGGATTTGGCCTGGATGCACTGGAGG TGTGCCCCAGCCTGGACATCCGCTCAGAGGTGGCAGAGCTGCGGCGGCTGGAGAACTGCAGTGTGGTAGAGGGCCACCTGCAGATCCTGCTCCTGTTCACAGCCACAGGCGAGGACTTCCATGGCCTCAGCTTCCCGCGCCTCACCCAGATCACCGACTACCTGCTCCTCTTCCGTGTCTATGGCCTGGAGAGCCTGCGTGACCTCTTCCCCAACCTAGCAGTCATCCGCGGTGCCCGCCTCTTCCTGGGCTACGCGCTGGTCATCTTCGAGATGCCTCACCTGCGTGACGTGGGGCTGCCGGCGCTGGGGGCCGTGCTGCGTGGGGCTGTGCGTGTGGAGAAGAACCAGGAGCTCTGCCACCTCTCCACCATTGACTGGGGCCTGCTGCAGCCTTCACCTGGCGCCAACCACATCGTGGGCAACAAGCTGGGTGAGGAGTGTGCCGACGTATGCCCCGGCGTGCTGGGTGCCTCTGGCGAACCCTgtgccaggaccaccttcagcgGGCACACCGACTACAGGTGCTGGACCTCCAGCCACTGCCAGAGAG TGTGCCCCTGTCCCCGTGGACTGGCCTGCACAGCTCGGGGTGAGTGCTGCCACATCGAATGCCTGGGGGGCTGCAGCCGGCCGGAAGACCCTCGTGCCTGCGTCGCCTGCCGCCATCTCTACTTCCAGGGCGCCTGCCACCGGACCTGCCCTCCAGGCACCTACCAGCATGAATCCTGGCGCTGCGTCACGGCCCAGCGCTGTGCCAGCCTGCGCTCTGTGCCCGGCCGTGCCTCCACCTTTGGCATCCACCAGGGCAGCTGCCTGGCCCAGTGCCCCCCAGGCTTCACCAGTAATGGCAGCAG CATATTCTGCCACAAGTGCGAGGGGCTGTGCCCCAAAGAGTGCAAGGTGGGCACCAAGACCATCGACTCTGTCCAGGCGGCACAGGATCTGGTGGGCTGCACCCACGTGGAGGGGAGCCTCATCCTCAATCTTCGCCAGGGCT ACAACCTGGAACAGGAGCTGCAGCGCAGCCTGGGCCTGGTGGAGACCATCACCGGCTTCCTCAAAATCAAGCACTCCTTTGCCCTCGTGTCCCTGGGCTTTTTCAAGAACCTGAAACTAATCCGGGGGGATGCCATGGTGGATGG GAACTACACTCTGTATGTGCTGGACAACCAGAACCTGCAGCAGCTGGGCTCCTGGGTGGCTGCTGGGCTCACCATTCCCGTGGGCAAGATCTACTTCGCCTTCAACCCACGCCTCTGCTTGGAGCACATCTACCGCTTGGAGGAGGTGACCGGCACGCGAGGACGGCAAAACAAGGCCGAGATCAACCCGCGCACCAACGGAGACCGCGCCGCCT GCCAGACTCGTACCCTGCGCTTCGTGTCCAACGTGACGAAGGCCGACCGCATCTTGCTGCGCTGGGAGCGCTACGAGCCGCTGGAGGCTCGCGACCTACTCAGCTTCATAGTGTACTACAAGGAGTC TCCATTCCAGAATGCCACGGAGCACGTAGGTCCAGATGCCTGTGGGACCCAGAGCTGGAATCTGCTGGATGTGGAGCTGCCCCTAAGCCGTACCCAGGAGCCAGGGGTGACCCTCGCCCCTCTTAAGCCCTGGACGCAGTATGCAGTGTTTGTGCGGGCCATCACGCTGACCACTGCTGAGGATAGCCCCCACCAAGGAGCCCAGAGCCCCATTGTCTACCTGCGAACCCTGCCTGCGG CGCCCACGGTGCCCCAGGACGTCATCTCCACTTCCAactcctcctcccacctgctGGTGCGCTGGAAGCCACCGACCCAGCGCAACGGGAACATCACCTACTACCTGGTGCTGTGGCAGCGTCTGGCAGAGGACGGCGACCTCTACCTCAATGACTACTGCCACCGTG GCTTGCGGCTGCCCACCAGCAACAACGATCCCCGCTTCGACCGCGAAGATGGGGAACTCGAGGCCGAGATGGAGCCCGGCTGCTGCCCTTGCCAGCACCCACCTCCTGGGCAGGTCCTGCCACCGCTGGAAGCGCAAGAGGCCTCGTTCCAGAAGAAGTTTGAAAACTTTCTACACAACGCTATCACCATCCCCAA ATCCCCTTGGAAGGTGACGTCCATCAACGAGAGCCCTCAAAT GGACTCAGGGCGGCACCGCCGGGCCGTGGGGGCCCTCAGGCTTGGGGGGAACAGCTCAGATTTCGAGATCCAGGAGGACAAAGTACCCCGGGAGCGAGCGGTGCTGAGTGGCCTGCGCCACTTCACGGAATACAGGATCGACATCCACGCCTGTAACCACGCGGCGCACACCGTGGGCTGCAGCGCGGCCACCTTCGTCTTCGCGCGCACCATGCCCCACA GAGAGGCGGATGGAATCCCAGGGAAGGTGGTCTGGGAGGTGGCCAGCAAAAGCAGTGTCCTCCTGCGCTGGCTGGAGCCACCGGACCCCAACGGACTCATCCTCAAGTATGAAATCAAGTACCGCCGCTTAGGGGAG GAGGCCACAGTACTGTGCGTGTCCCGCCTGCGATATGCCAAGTTTGGGGGGGTCCAGCTGGCCCTGCTGCCCCCCGGAAACTATTCTGCCAGAGTTCGGGCAACCTCACTGGCTGGCAATGGGTCCTGGACAGAGAGTGTTGCTTTCTACATCCTTGGCCCAG AGGAGGAAGACTCCGGGAGTCTGCACGTCCTTCTCACTCTCACCCCTGTGGGGCTCATGCTGCTCATCATTCTTGCTGCCCTTGGTTTCTTCTATGGGAAGAAGAG AAACAGCACCCTGTACACCTCTGTGAATCCGGAGTATTTCAGTGCCTCTGATA TGTACATCCCTGACGAGTGGGAGGTACCTCGGAAGCAGATCTCCATAATCCGAGAACTGGGCCAGGGCTCTTTCGGGATGGTATATGAGGGGCTGGCACAAGGACTTGAGGCTGGAGAGGAGTCCACGCCCGTGGCCCTGAAGACAGTGAATGAGCTGGCCAGCCCACGGGAACGCATTGAGTTCCTCAAGGAAGCCTCTGTCATGAAGGCATTCAAGTGTCACCATGTG AACAACCCTGGGCTCCCACGGCCGGCACTGGGAGATATGATCCAGATGGCTGGTGAGATTGCAGATGGCATGGCTTACCTTGCTGCCAACAAGTTTGTGCACCGAGATCTGGCAGCCCGAAACTGCATGGTGTCCCAGGACTTCACCGTCAAGATTGGGG ACTTCGGGATGACTCGAGACGTGTATGAGACAGACTATTACCGCAAGGGTGGGAAGGGGCTGCTGCCTGTGCGCTGGATGGCCCCCGAGTCCCTCAAAGATGGAATCTTCACTACCCACTCGGATGTCTG GTCCTTCGGCGTGGTGCTCTGGGAGATCGTGACCCTAGCTGAACAGCCCTACCAGGGCTTATCCAACGAGCAGGTGCTCAAGTTTGTCATGGATGGCGGggtcctggaggagctggagagCTGCCCGCTTCAGCT GCAGGAGCTGATGAGCCGCTGCTGGCAACAGAACCCGCGCCTGCGCCCAACCTTCACCGGCATCCTGGACAGCATACAGGGGGAGCTGAGGCCCTCCTTCCGCCTCCTCTCCTTCTATTACAGCCCCGAGTGCCGCGGGGGCCAGGCTTCCCTGCTGCCCACTGATGTAGAGCCCGACTCCCTGCCAACCCCAAAAGGGGCTTCCTCAAACTGCAGCCCCCAAAATGGGGGTCCAGGGCACTGA